In Zingiber officinale cultivar Zhangliang chromosome 3A, Zo_v1.1, whole genome shotgun sequence, the DNA window TGGATAAATTCATGGCAAGACCAACAACTGTCGGCCAAGCCGACAGTCGTGGCCAACACATAGCGGTTGGTCATGCTGCCAGCCACAGCCAACAACTGCTGGCAACCCAACCTATGTGTTGGCGAACGACAAAGAAGCTAGTCGAGTGTTGGCGACCGACACAGCGACTAGCAGAGTGCTAGCGGCCGGCACAGCAGCCATCCGAGTGTTGGTGGCCAGCACAGCAGCCAGCCGAGTGTTAGCGGCTGGCACAGTGGGTAGCCGAGTGATGGTGGCCTCACGGCCTCCAACCAGGTGCTGGTGGCCGGTACAGTCACCAATCAAGTGTTGGCGACCGGCATAGCTGCCAACCGCATGCTAGCGGCCGGCACAACGACCAACTAGGTCCTAGTGACCGGCATAGACACAAGTAGTATGTTGGCAGCCGACACAGCCGTTAGCCACGTGCTAGCCGCCAGCAACCGGCCATTACATGCTACACTGGTCGTCAGTCGTTGCTGGTGTcaagaagagggagagagagggcAGGGAGATTTACTAGAGAATCGCCAAAGTGCTAGAGATTTGAGGAGAAGAAGCCCAAGCCACATGTAAGCATGAGGAAAGGAAATGGGGCGGTGCCCTAATTTTAATTGGAATTATCGACGGAATAAGATTTCGTCGATAGTTCGTcggagattaccgacggaataacaaTTCCGTCGATAATTGTATTTGATATTACTGATAGAATAGCAATTCTATTGGTAACCCTAAGTTATGCTGACGAAAAACAAATTCTATCTATTATTACCGATGGAATGTGATTTCCGTCTAGAATTTGTTTGATATTACTGACTGAAGAAACATTCCGTCGATAACCCTAAGCAGCCTAATAGAATTTATGTCAGAAATTTCATCGATAATCCTAATTATTTTTGTTGGATCAATATCCAACCGACATAGAGATTTATTCAAACAATCACTTCAATAATTTACTTCCCGTAGACGTTGTTTTGACCTAACAAGGCAAAAGCAGTATGGTAATCATCAATCTCGTGTGCGAGTTCGACCTCTAAATGATTTTCACtattcatttttgaattttttttataggcAATTAAtagaaaaaatcaattttttaattttaggtgGCGATATTAAAGTTAATTAGTTTTCACATGATCGATCTGGTCTCAATAAAAAATTTATCGACTATCTGGATAAATTGGAAACTGTTAGCACATCACCTATCAGTCCAATGTTCTTAAATCAAAtgtccattaaaaaaaaattcatttattcATTCATCAAGACTAAAATTCAATTCTTAAATACCTAAGAAATATTTAAGAAACTAAGAAGACTTACTGTCATTGCCTCATAGtgacaaaaattattttcatgatgTCTATGTGTACATGATTGAAATTTTTAGTTGGAATCAATGTTATAATTTTCAATTTCTCctcaattgattaattgattgtgATTCCAGATAAAAACAACAAAAGAGTGTCACTAAATTTTTGATCAAATATAAGAATAAagtaaagataatatttaattcatCCATAATTATGAATGAGATATGATGAATAATTTATAGTAAATTTGAGGAGTTGTATTTAGACCTATTGAATTTTCTTCAACATTAATGTTGTGTTATGTGAAAGATTTGATAATGCTTTCATTTCTAGTAAGTTGAAAAGGAATATAACTCTAATTTCTCCAAAAATGATAAGATCGTTAGTACAAGGAGAAAAGATGATCCATATGAGCTgtgttttctctctttttttaataatattgagACGCCTTTCAGCATCCAATAGAACATGCTGAGAAATAGACGAaaagacattcaaacaatcacTTCAAAAACTTTCTTCCCGTTGACCGTTGTTTTGACCTAAAAAAAGAAAGCGGTATGGTAATCAATCCTGTGTGCGGTTTCAACCTCTAAATGATTAAATCTCCGGGGTGCAAAATGAAATTTGTTTCTCCACTTCATCATATATCCTTCACTCCTCACCCATtatctcttccctttctttcccTCTTTCCCTCCCCGCCGATGAGCCACTTCCCGCTCACCGCCCGCCGGAGACTACCTTCTCCGCCCACTCGCCCATTTTATGCCAACCTCGCCGCCGCCACAGGCCGGGCATCACAGGAGTCACCGACGACGGCGGAGAggtgaaaaaaagaaagaagcaaaTATATATCTATTGATTGGAGGAATAGGAGACGATGTCGACGTCGACGGAGAGCTCCTCCATCGGGGCCGCCTCCTCCGGCATCTCCTCCGCCGGCGAattggaagaggaggaggaggtggagagCCATAAGGAGGAGAATCCTCTTGCCTGTTTCCAATCCTTCGAAGAATCTCTTCCTATCAAGTAATATATGCTCCCTTAACCTCTAAGTCAAGTGCTCAATTATGTAATAAAAATAACTAACTGGATCTAACTGTAAAATGCTCCGAAATTTACATTATCTAATTCAACACCTCAAATTGAACAAAATTGCAGGAGGGGCATTTCCAGCTTCTTCTCGGGGAAATCGAAGTCGTTTCTGAGCCTATCGGAGGCGGCCATGGCCACCGCCACCGCGGGGGACCTTCTAAAGCCCGAGCACGGCTTGAACAAGCGCCGGAGGATTCTCTCCGTCAGCAGGATTAGGAGGAGAGGAGCTTCCTGCATCTCTCTTGTGGCTACTTGTCCGCCATTaatggaggaagaagaaaaaccagaagaagaagaagagagcggAAGTAGCTTCgcgagctcttcttcttcttcttccttgatcgCTGCTGATTCAAAACCAATTGATAAGAAGGCGTTTAGATCTCCGAGATGCTTCTCCCTTTCAGATCCCCAACGCGCTTAGGGTTcttgataaaaattattattattattttgttatttttcttcctttttaccttgatcGAGAGAATCTATTGTGAAAGGGCCTGCGTCGAAGCCCCTTCATTTTAGATTTTTTCGGTTTTCTTCCCCCTCTCTGTAATTACAGTAGTTGATAAAATTGGGATTTTGTTTTGGTTAAATATCAAAACACTCAAAATTTAGAAGAAAAACTAGAGGTAAAAGTTTAGCATAATTATTAGTAAGCAGAACCATTTAAAAGTTCCAAGGTCACTTCACTGATTTTTAAAACTTCAAAGGGTGGTCACTTCACTGATTTTTAAAACTTCAAAGGGGtggttttttaaaaaagagagaatTGAATGCTCACTGAATTGTTGAAATTTCATCTACCACctcttttttgaaaaaataagaaTTTACCTCCCATAATTTATTGTGCCCTTAATTATTATCATTGGTTCTAATAGATAAAATTCTAGAAAAGCTATCAATTTTTTGTAATATATGATACTCTCCGTGGGTGTGATGCACCGGTAAAAAGGATCAAAATTTGAatcttttaatttgaaaattaacttttgaGTGTGAATCTTTAGTAGGGTGAATAAttatggtaaaagatgaatacgttcgtcccTAGCGCCCCCGTCAATTCGTCCTAAaactaacacggaggaggtaaatcacggacggttactagcctttggaataatacctagcacataagggagatatttatctcgGCTACTAGTCTTTAGTAGGATGAACAAGCTAAGACGCCAAAAGGATAATTATCTATGGATTATCGGGTGAAATCACTAAGAAAAAAGGTTGTATATATCTAAGATAATTAATTGGATGAAATCAGAATTAttagataaaaaattatatatatatatatatatatatataaaagaagtaaaacataatctaatatttttttttatttagataaTATTATAATCTAATTTTGTCTTTACCCTtggtttaattattttaataggaTAATATAATTTAGGGGCGAGAAAGTCTCCATTTCCGTGTGCGGCTTCATCAGCCCCATCTCAATActgccctcctcttccttgctctCTGCCACCGCCATGGCACCGGTCTTATCGATCGGCGTTATCTCAACCTTGCTCAGCCTCTCCCACCTGAAATTCATGTCGTATACCTTAAACTTCAACAATCCAATGAATGGCTCGACGACACTCAACAATGGCTCTACCAATAGGGCCTTATACCTCTTTGGCAACTCCTCTGTTAATGCCTTAAAAGGTCCTTCTTTGAACGCCATGATGGCATCACGATTGCCTTCGTGATCGTCGCCACTTTGCCTGTGAG includes these proteins:
- the LOC122053888 gene encoding uncharacterized protein LOC122053888 → MSTSTESSSIGAASSGISSAGELEEEEEVESHKEENPLACFQSFEESLPIKRGISSFFSGKSKSFLSLSEAAMATATAGDLLKPEHGLNKRRRILSVSRIRRRGASCISLVATCPPLMEEEEKPEEEEESGSSFASSSSSSSLIAADSKPIDKKAFRSPRCFSLSDPQRA